A DNA window from Ctenopharyngodon idella isolate HZGC_01 chromosome 10, HZGC01, whole genome shotgun sequence contains the following coding sequences:
- the mfsd8l1 gene encoding major facilitator superfamily domain-containing protein 8 — translation MDYRHKRRLTFFTIGLIFLLSGIEYAVILPTIWRYLQTLNAAPYFLGLSLSAFSFSGLLTGPLFGHWSDRTLSTKKIILFANVFEIVGNFMYFMGYSKWLLLCSRLVAGIGTGAGSSIFGFLTRNTAPEDRSTVFAAVMACRQAGLLIGPAFNIFLRLCNFQIGPFTVNKYTSPGLFMCLLWILLQFVVLFMYWDFTPQDDGHQRNGVVQEEVEQEEEENEESKPLVGPNELTGSYGTVTSVQSRASSMANGDVTHVSPPPSPPPEGVSSSPFKNFSASREFLREEVVVLLAAQFITLFNQTALETMVTPLTQKFFNFGELENSIMYCICGIEVIAGFLFVRWLSKHVAERVVLAIGLILCNISCVWCLIFLANPQGGFAWQLAEFIIGVFLQVLGLPFVAVAQVSLFSKITSQKTQGFSQGIRRSVGGLATILGPLWAGGLTSDLYVMMGLMMGLLALLTIMMVVSYERLVEPVTVDSPTGTESED, via the exons atggaCTATAGACACAAGAGGAGACTGACGTTCTTCACTATAGGGCTGATCTTCTTACTGAGCGGAATTGAGTACG cTGTGATTTTGCCGACAATATGGAGGTATCTGCAGACGTTGAATGCGGCGCCATACTTTCTTGGCCTCAGCCTATCAGCATTCAGCTTCAGTGGGCTTCTCACTGGTCCTTTGTTTGGCCACTGGTCAGATCGCACACTCAGCACCAAGAAAATCATCCTGTTCGCTAATGTCTTTGAGATTGTTG GTAATTTCATGTATTTTATGGGATACTCCAAATGGTTATTGCTCTGCAGTCGTCTAGTTGCAG GTATCGGCACTGGTGCTGGATCATCTATCTTTGGCTTCTTGACTAGAAATACGGCCCCTGAGGACCGTTCGACAGTTTTCGCTGCGGTTATGGCCTGCCGTCAGGCTGGGCTTCTGATTG GTCCTGCATTCAATATCTTTCTCAGACTCTGTAACTTCCAGATCGGACCTTTTACAGTGAATAAATACACTTCCCCAGGG cTTTTCATGTGCCTGCTGTGGATCCTTCTTCAGTTTGTAGTCCTGTTCATGTACTGGGATTTCACTCCTCAAGATGATGGGCATCAGAGGAATGGAGTGGTGCAGGAAGAGGTAGAGCAGGAAGAAGAGGAGAACGAAGAGAGCAAACCTTTGGTTGGGCCCAATGAGCTCACTGGGTCATACGGGACGGTCACCAGTGTCCAGTCCAGAGCCTCCTCCATGGCCAATGGTGATGTGACTCATGTTTCTCCTCCACCTTCACCTCCACCTGAGGGTGTCAGCTCCAGTCCCTTCAAGAACTTCAGTGCCAGCAGAG AGTTTCTCCGTGAGGAGGTGGTTGTGCTGTTGGCAGCTCAGTTTATCACACTGTTTAATCAGACCGCTCTGgag ACTATGGTGACTCCTCTGACGCAGAAGTTCTTTAACTTCGGTGAGTTGGAAAACAGCatcatgtactgtatatgtggCATAGAGGTGATCGCTGGGTTCCTGTTCGTGCGCTGGTTAAGCAAGCATGTGGCGGAGCGAGTGGTGCTGGCCATCGGCCTCATCCTCTGCAATATTTCCTGCGTCTGGTGCCTGATCTTCCTGGCCAATCCTCAGG GTGGATTTGCATGGCAGCTGGCAGAGTTCATCATTGGTGTTTTCCTTCAGGTCCTGGGCCTCCCTTTTGTGGCGGTTGCCCAGGTGTCTCTCTTCTCCAAAATTACATCACAGAAGACGCAAG GATTCAGTCAGGGGATTCGCCGTTCTGTTGGAGGACTGGCCACCATCCTTGGTCCTCTCTGGGCCGGCggtttgacctctgacctttatGTGATGATGGGGCTGATGATGGGTCTGCTTGCCCTACTTACT ATCATGATGGTGGTGTCATATGAGCGTCTGGTGGAGCCTGTAACAGTGGACAGTCCGACAGGCACTGAATCTGAAGACTGA
- the polr2h gene encoding DNA-directed RNA polymerases I, II, and III subunit RPABC3: MAGILFEDIFDVKDIDPDGKKFDRVSRLHCESESFKMDLILDVNIQIYPVDLGDKFRLVIASTLYEDGTPDDGEYNPQDDRPSRADQFDYVMYGKVYRIEGDETSTEAATRLSAYVSYGGLLMRLQGDANNLHGFEVDSRVYLLMKKLAF, encoded by the exons ATGGCTGGGATTCTGTTTGAGGACATCTTTGATGTGAAGGATATTGATCCAGATGGGAAAAAGTTTGACAGAG tATCTCGTCTTCACTGTGAAAGTGAGTCTTTCAAAATGGACCTGATCCTTGATGTGAACATTCAGATTTATCCTGTTGATCTCG GTGACAAGTTCAGATTGGTGATCGCCAGCACACTGTATGAGGACGGAACGCCGGATGACGGCGAATACAACCCTCAAGATGACAGACCGTCTAG GGCCGATCAGTTTGATTATGTCATGTATGGAAAGGTTTATAGGATTGAAGGGGATGAAACCTCAACAGAAGCGGCCACACGact ATCTGCGTACGTGTCTTATGGAGGCCTGCTGATGCGACTTCAGGGAGATGCCAATAACTTGCATGGATTTGAAGTGGACTCCAGGGTTTATCTACTGATGAAGAAACTTGCTTTCTGA